A genomic window from Synergistaceae bacterium includes:
- a CDS encoding M20/M25/M40 family metallo-hydrolase → MLSLNEKDLYRLLLDLVSIPSVSYSAEENRVAEFIVGILGELDYFRRNPSHLRLLPIDEDRLGRSAVAALVKSAPATERTVVITGHFDVVDAGACGHLKHLAFSPEEYTRRVGELEIPEEARADLASGEYLFGRGVSDMKAGIALEMCLLAEVSRLDSFPANVLFLAVPDEENSSAGMRGAVPWLVRLREEWGVDYVACLNAEPSVGGRSSPAAVYVGTIGKLMPFFLCAAREAHVGDYYDGVSSSLVMAHLAMLLEGAPETAEEHEGERFPPAACLRFRDLVRNYSVTIPERAVACYNVLTVSKTPARVLDEMKETAERALDMTLERLAGYGEKAGTGTRFAGRVLSFAELAERARRRTDGFDAALKEFTESLPDSLDERERCIEAASFLLDLSGEKGPLIVVGFLPPYYPPRLNRRETPGELSLLRAARRLVEEAAPSGVEISMVEVFKGIMDMSYLGFQGEPSELDALAENMPLWGSAYRFPLEDLKSLDVPIANFGPLGKDDHKNSERINLPYFLRVLPPLFMRFVELMALEADAEGERGLENRSNNP, encoded by the coding sequence GTGCTCTCCTTGAATGAAAAGGATCTGTACCGCCTGTTGCTCGATCTCGTTTCGATTCCGAGCGTATCGTACTCGGCGGAGGAGAACCGGGTTGCCGAGTTTATTGTCGGGATTCTGGGAGAGCTCGACTACTTCCGTCGAAACCCCTCGCACCTGCGCCTGCTACCGATCGACGAGGACAGGCTGGGCAGAAGCGCCGTGGCGGCCCTGGTGAAGAGTGCCCCCGCGACCGAAAGGACGGTCGTCATCACCGGGCACTTCGACGTGGTGGACGCCGGGGCGTGCGGCCACCTCAAGCACCTGGCCTTCTCCCCGGAGGAGTACACGAGGCGAGTGGGGGAGCTGGAGATACCGGAGGAGGCCAGGGCGGATCTGGCGAGCGGCGAATACCTGTTCGGCCGCGGCGTCTCGGACATGAAGGCGGGCATCGCCCTCGAGATGTGCCTGCTCGCAGAGGTATCCCGCCTCGATTCTTTCCCGGCGAACGTGCTCTTTCTCGCGGTCCCCGACGAGGAGAACAGCTCCGCCGGCATGAGAGGCGCCGTGCCCTGGTTGGTTCGCCTGCGCGAGGAGTGGGGGGTGGACTATGTCGCATGCCTCAACGCCGAGCCGTCGGTGGGAGGCCGAAGCTCTCCCGCCGCCGTGTACGTCGGCACCATCGGCAAGCTGATGCCCTTCTTCCTGTGCGCCGCTCGAGAGGCTCACGTGGGCGACTACTACGACGGGGTTAGTTCGTCCCTGGTAATGGCGCACCTTGCGATGCTGCTCGAGGGGGCGCCGGAGACGGCGGAGGAACACGAGGGAGAGAGGTTCCCCCCGGCGGCGTGTCTGCGCTTCCGCGACCTGGTCAGGAACTATTCCGTCACGATACCGGAGAGGGCGGTAGCCTGTTATAACGTCCTCACTGTCTCGAAGACCCCGGCGCGGGTCCTGGACGAGATGAAGGAGACGGCGGAGCGAGCGCTTGACATGACGCTGGAGCGACTCGCCGGGTACGGGGAAAAAGCGGGCACGGGCACTCGCTTTGCGGGCAGGGTGCTCTCATTCGCCGAACTGGCGGAACGTGCGCGAAGGCGCACCGACGGATTTGACGCAGCGCTGAAGGAGTTCACCGAGTCTCTTCCCGATTCTCTGGACGAGCGGGAGAGATGCATCGAGGCGGCCTCCTTTCTTCTCGACCTGTCGGGCGAGAAGGGTCCGCTGATAGTGGTCGGATTCCTGCCCCCCTACTACCCTCCGAGGCTCAACAGGCGGGAGACGCCGGGAGAGCTCTCCCTGCTTCGAGCCGCCCGCAGGCTGGTGGAGGAGGCCGCCCCTTCGGGCGTGGAGATCAGCATGGTGGAGGTCTTCAAGGGCATAATGGACATGAGCTACTTGGGATTCCAGGGCGAGCCCTCCGAGCTTGATGCCCTCGCCGAAAACATGCCCCTGTGGGGGAGCGCCTACCGATTCCCTCTCGAAGACCTCAAAAGCCTGGACGTCCCGATAGCGAATTTCGGTCCGCTGGGCAAGGATGATCACAAGAACTCCGAACGCATCAAC